CGCATACCGCATTCTACTATCTGTGCGGGGTGAACGTTCATATCGGATCGAAGGCGATCGAGTTCTTCGCGCAGCCCGCTGTGCGTGACCGTTGGCTGCCGGAGCTCGCCAGCGGACGGATCATCGGCGCCTTCGCGCTGACCGAGCCGGACGCAGGATCGGATGCCGCCCGCATCCAGACCCGGGCGCGACGGGACGGCGATCATTACGTGCTCGACGGCCGCAAGACCTACATCACCAACGCGCCGGTCGCCGGCGTGTTCACAGTGTTTGCCACGCTCGACCCGTCGGCGGGCGCAAACGGGATTGCGGCCTTTGTCGTCGACGCGAAGACGCCGGGTCTCGCTATCGGCCGTCTGGTCGAGATGGCCGCCGGCCGCGGCTCAGCGCATGCCGAGGTGCTCTTCGAAGGCTGCCGCGTTCCGCGCGAGAACCTGCTCGGCCAGGAGGACGAGGGATTCGCCATTGCGATGCGGTGCCTGGATGCCGGGCGCACGCATTGGGGCGCCTATTGCGTCGGCGCGGCGAGCCAGCTCATGGACTACGCGCTCGATCATGTCTCGGAGCGCGAGACGTTCGGACGCAAGCTGCGCGACCACCAGGGCATCGAATGGCAAATCGCCGACATGGCGAGCGCGCTGCATGCCGCGCGCCTCGTCGCCTATGAGGCGGCCTGGCGCTACGACCAAAGCGACGCCGCCGCCCGCACCGCCGCCGCGGCACTCTCCAAATATACCGGCGCCGACATGGTGCAGCGGGTGGCCGACATGACCATGCAGCTGTTCGGTGGTGCCGGTTATTCCAGGGACCTGCCGATCGAGCGCATCTGGCGCGAGACGCGGGTGGTCCGCATTCTGGATGGCACATCGGAGATCATGCGACAGATCATCGCCCGCAATGCGTTCCGCAACCATGAACGGCGGAACGCACCAATCTGACAACGGCGTCTTCCACTTTATGTTGCAATAGTTCTTGGTGATCCACTTCGGCGGCCTTACTGTTTTTTCGGGACGGGAGAAGGAAGTGGCTTCGGGGACGACGCTCAAGCTCAAGCAACAACGCAGCCGCGATCGGCGCGAGCAGATCCTCTCGGCAGCGACCAAGCTGTTCGGCCAGAAGGGCATCGACGGCACCTCGCTCACCGAGGTCGCGACCGTGGCGAAAGTACCGCTCTCCAGCATCTACGACTATTTCGCGGACAAGCGTGCGCTGGTGCTCGACGTGCCCGAGGGCAATTTCGAAGCGCTGTATCAGAAGACCGAGCCGCTGCTGGTGAAGGGAGGCGATCCCGTCGAGCAGCTTCGCATCATCTTCCTGACCAACTTCCAGTACATCAAGGACAACCCGAGCTGGGGTCGCGTGTTCTTCCTGGAGATCTGGCCGAGCGTCCTTGCCGCCGAGCCGCGCGTCAAGAAAGCGGTCGACAAATATGCGCTGCGCTACGTGCAGCTGATCAAGCAGGCGAGCCGCGCCGGCATCTATCGCCGAAACCTCGATCCCTACACCGCGATGTCGCTGATGATGGGCGGCATGTGCCACCTGACGGCGGTCTGGCTGCTCTACGGCCGCAAATACGATCTGGTGAAGAAGGGCAAGACGCTGTTCACCACGCTGCACAACGGATTCGTGCAGCGTTAGCTGCCCGGTCCCAGCTCTACCCATCCTACGCACTGTCTGCCGGAGAGCGGTTCGCGCCGCGAATGATTTGATCCAAATCCAGCGCTGTTTGACCTCTCGTTGAGACGATCCTTTCCGGAAAACCAATACACAACCGTCGAGATCATGTTCTAGTATGACGCGGTGGGCGACCCGCGGCAGGACGCGCGGGCACTGGGATGGGAGCGAACCGATGGACGTCAAGGCTGTTCTGCCGCCGCGTGGTCGCGACTATCGCCTCGATCTGCTGCGCGGCTTCGCCAACTGGGCGATCTATCTCGATCACATCCCGAACAACGCCGTGAACTGGATCACGCAGAAGAATTTCGGCTTCAGCGACGCCGCCGATCTGTTCGTGTTCATCTCCGGCTACACTGCGTCCTTTGTCTATGCGCGGATGATGCTCGAGCGCGGCACCGTGATCGGCGCCACCCGGCTGATCAAGCGGGCCTGGCAGATCTACGTCGCGCATGTCCTGCTGTTCGTGATCTACATCGCCGAGATCGGCTATCTCGCGCAGCGCTATCACGATCCCAACCTGCAGAATGAATTCAACGTCGCGGGCTTCATGCAGAACCCGGCGGAGACGCTCTATCAGGGCCTGATCCTGGCGTTCAAGCCGGTCAACATGGACGTGCTGCCGCTCTACATCGCGCTGATGCTGGTGTATCCGGTGGTGCTGTGGGCAATGCTGCGCAAGCTCAATCTGACGCTGCTGGCCTCGTTCCTGCTCTATCTCGCCGCACGCCGGTTCGGCTGGAATCTGCCGGCCTATCCGGGCGGCTCCTGGTACTTCAATCCGTTCTGCTGGCAATTCCTGTTCGTATTCGGCGGCTGGTTCGCGCTCGGCGGCGCCAGCGAATCGATCACCTTCATCCGCTCGCGCGCCTTCCTCTGGCTCGGCGGCGCCTATCTGCTGTTCGCGCTGGTCATGACGTTGGCGGGCCGCTTCCCGGAACTGGGCCAGGCGATGCCGGCCTGGCTCTATGACGCCTTCAATCCCAACGACAAGACCAACCTCGCGCCGTATCGCGTGCTGCATTTCGTGGTCCTGGCCTTCTTCGTCACGCGCTTCCTGCCGCGCGAATGGCCCGGATATGAATGGCCGCTGTTCCAGCCGATCATCAAATGCGGCCAGCAGTCGCTCGAGGTGTTCTGCTCGGGTGTCTTCCTTGCCGTGGTCGCGCATGTGGTGCTGGTCGAAGTCTCCGGCAGCCTCTGGATGCAGATCGTGGTCAGCGTGGTCGGCATCGTGCTGATGACCGTGCTCGCCTATTACCGCTCCTGGTCGAAGAAGGTCGACAAGGCGCCGGCGAAGAAGCCCGTGGCCGGACAGGCGACGGTGGCCGCGAAGCCGGCGGAATAGCCGATCGGCGCGCGAAGGGTAGCGCTGGTGGTCAGCGACGATGCGGATGCGCTAGAGTAGCGGAATGTCCTTTACGCAAGACCACGCCGATATCCTGCAACTGGAAGCCGAGGTGCTCGACGCACGGCCCGGAGCCATTCTGCTTGAACGCTCGCCGTTCTTCCCGGGCGGCGGCGGACAGCTTGCCGACCGCGGGGTTCTGAGATGGTCCGGCGGTGTGCTGCCGGTGACGGGCCTTGCACGTGACCAACGCGGCCTCTGGCACATGGTCCCGGGCGACAGCCTGATCTCCGGCAAGGTCGTGCTCGAAGTCGAGCCGGCATTTCGCGCGTTGATGTGCGAGCTGCACACGCTCGCCCATGTCGTCAACGCGCTGGTCTATACGCAGTTCGGCGGCGCGCTGCTGACCGGGGCGCAACTCAATGCCGACGGCACCTTCCGGGTCGACTTCGATCTGCCCGGCGCCGACAACGAGGCCCTGCGGGCGCTTGAGGCGCCGCTGAACGACATCATCCGGCAGGACCTTCCGGTGAGCGCGGCCTTCATGGCGCATGCCGAAGCGCATGCCATCCCAGGACTGTTTCGCAGCAAGGCCGTCGCCCCGCCGGTCGGCGAAGACGGCCTTGTCCGGATCGTCGAGATCTCAGGCCTCGACCGGCAGGCCTGCGGCGGCACCCATCTGGCGTCGACCGGGCAGGCTCGCCCTGCCCGCATCGTCAAGATCGACAACAAGGGCCGCCAGAACCGCAGGATCAAGGTCGCGGTCTGACCGGCATTCGCAAGCCGCCTGCGCTGGCTATTTCGCCAGCGGCTTTCCTGCGGTCTCCGGCGCCAGCCGAATCAGCGGCAGGCCGATCACATAGATCAGCGACAACATCGAGATCGCCAGCGGGAAACTTCCGGTGCGGGCGGCGAGCGCACCGATCAGCGTCGGGCCGGCAGCGCCGAGCACGCGGCCCATGCTGAAGGCGAAGCCGGAGCCCGAGCCGCGCAGCGCGGATGGAAACATCTCCGGCAGCCAGATCGTGAACAAGCCGAACACCCCATTGGTGAAGAAGCCGAGCACCGGCAGCAGCGCCATGAACAGCACCAGACTGTCGAGCCATTCGATCGCGACTTCATAGCAGACCACGACGGAGATCAGCCCGCCGATGAAGAACAGCACCGCGGTGCGGCGCCGGCTGCCGAGCCAGCCGGTGAGCCACGGCACCAGGAAGCAGCCGATCAGCGTGCCGACATTGGTGATCAGCCCGGCCACAGCTCCCATCTCCTGCGCATGCGCAGGCGTCGCGCCCGCCGCGACCAGCTTGGTTGAAATCACGGTGGGCGCCCAGAAGTTCGACGACCACAGTCCGAAGATGATGCAGGCCATCATCAGCGCGGCCGCCCAGGTGGTGCGCGCCTGATCTCCCGCAAACAAGGCCGCGACCGACGGCCGCTCGCGCGACGCACTGTGCTCGGGTTCGGGAATGTTGCTGCGCAGATACGCAATCAGCAGCGCCGGCAGGATGCCGAGCAGGAACATGCCACGCCAGCCGAGCGTGCTGCCGATCGCAAGCGTGACGGCGGCGGCGAGGAACAGCCCGGTCGGCGTGGCCGTGTGCAGCCATCCGGCGAGCCGCACCCGCGTATTCTCGGGCACGGATTCCTGCAGCAGCGGCGTGCCCGCGGCCCACTCGCCGCCAATGCCGAAGCCGGCGACGAAGCGAAACAATGCGAACATCACGATCCCGGTCGCAAGTCCGCACAGCGCGGTGAACAGCGAGTAGACCAGCACAGTCCAGCACATGATCCTGACGCGCCCGTAACGGTCCGCGGCCCAGCCCCAGACCATCGAGCAGGCCCAGCCCAGCATGAAGATCGAGAACAGGAGCCCGCCATAGATGGCGATATTGGCCTTGCTCGGCTCGATGCCACTGGCGGGCAACAGCTCGCTCAGCGCGCTGACCAGGATGTAGCCGTACATCGAGGAATCGAAACCATCGAGCATCCAGCCGAACCAGGTCGCCCAAAACACTTTTCGCGGCGACACCGCTGCAGACGCCGTGACCGGCGCCCCAACGGCATCAACGATGCTCTCAGTCATGTTTCCTCGCACGTTTCTTTTGTGCTGCGGACTATGACGAGGTTTATGCGAGGAGACACCAGCGGCAAACGGGACGGAGGTATCCGGCATGAGAATGGCGGCGCCATTCACATCGGCGTCACCGCGCGACGCAAGCGCGCTCGAAGATCGCGTCCGGGACAAGCGGCCGGGCTGCCGCTTTCGCTGAAAATCGCGCCCGGATCATCCACATCCCGGTCGCGCCTGGGGATCATGCCGCGGTTCGCTCGACGGGGCGCGATCGGCTTGTTAAGCCGCGTCCCGCAAGGATGATTTGAGTCGGGACATGACGGTAGCGATCGAGATGGGACAGACGACGGCCGGCGCTTCGGCGGCCATCGACCTCGAGGAGCTATTGGCCACGCGCCTCCTGGTGCAAGGCAATTCGGGTTCCGGCAAATCCCATCTGCTGCGCCGGCTGCTGGAACAAAGCGCGCCATGGGTGCAGCAGACCATCATCGATCCCGAGGGTGACTTCGTGACCCTGGCCGAGCGATTCGGCCACCTCGTCATCGATGCCGAGGACCATACCGAGCGCAGCCTGCAGGTCGCCGGCGAGCGCGTGCGCATCCATCGTGTCTCCACCGTGCTCAATCTCGAGGGGCTCGACGCCGAGAACCAGATGCGGCGCGCCGCGGCCTTCCTCGGCGGCATGTTCGAGGTGCCCCGCGACCACTGGTATCCGATGCTGGTGGTGGTGGACGAAGCGCAGCTGTTCGCGCCGGCGATCGCAGGCGAAGTGTCAGACGAAGCGCGCAAGCTCTCGCTCGGCGCGATGACCAACCTGATGTGCCGCGGCCGCAAGCGCGGGCTTGCCGGGATCATCGCGACCCAGCGGCTGGCGAAGCTCGCCAAGAATGTCGCGGCCGAAGCGTCCAACTTCCTGATGGGCCGGACCTTCCTGGACATCGACATGGCGCGCGCCGCCGACCTGCTCGGCATGGAGCGGCGGCAGGCGGAGGCGTTCCGCGACCTGGAGCGCGGGCAATTCATGGCGCTGGGACCCGCGCTCTCCCGCCGTCCGCTCGGCCTCCGCATCGGTCCGACCGACACGCAACCGCGCAATGCGGCGCCGCGGCTGATGCCGCTGCCTGAAGCGGCGCTGGAAGACGCACGCGCCATCATCCTCGCAGCCCCGCCGCCCGAAACAGCGGCCAGGCCGCCGCGCCGGGCACCGCCGCCCGACCTGCTCAGCCAGCTGATGGCCGCCAAGCCGACGGCACCGGAGCAGGATCCCGAAACCACGGAGCCGCCGCCGAGCGCCGAGCAGCTGGCCGAGCGGCGTGAGCGGCTGGATCGCATCCTGCGTGCCATCCTCGCCGAGCCCGACGCCGGCTTCCGCGCTATCGGCGTGCTCTATCAGGAGTTCGTGGTCCGCTGCCGCATCGAGGGTCTCGGCGCCGTCGTGCCGGAGCTGACCGATTTCCGCCGCATGCTGACGCGCGCCCGCGCTGGCCTCGGCACCGAGATGGCGGAGGACGACGCGTGGCAGGACGTCTCGCTGCGCGCGGCCATCCTGCCCGAGGACATGCAGGGCGTCTTCATGATGATCGCCCGCGCCGCGAAGGAAGGCTGGCCCTGTCCGAGCGACGCCGCGATCGCCCGCGCCTATGGCACGCACTCGCTGCGCCGCGCCCGGCATCTTTTGACCTACATCGAGGAGCAGGGCCTGATCGTCTGCCAGCTCGACGGGGCGGGCCGGCGGATCGTGACACTCGTCGAGCTCGCCTGGGCCACCGCCGCGGCCGACCCGAATGCCGACGAGGTGCCGGCGGAAGCAGCCAGCAGCTCGGCACCGTGATCGGGCGCTGAGCGCGAAGCGCTCGGTCTTACCCAGAATCAAGCAAGCGTCGCACGACACGAAAAGGCCCGCCGCAAGGCGGGCCTTTTTTGTTTCTGCCGGTTATGAGCGATCCGGCTGCAGGTGGGCCCGCGACAGGCCCACGCATGCCGCATCGTCAGGCCTCACGCATGCTGCGGCTGCGCGAGCTGGCTGATCTGGGTCGCCGGCGGATCGACGACCAGGGTACCGCCATGGCCGTCGCTCGAGGTCGTGAATGTCGAGGCCATGTAGTTGCCGAGCAGCGCGATGCTCGCCGTGACGGTGCCGTCCGTCACCGTGAGCGTTCCGCCCGATGCGTTGCCGCTGAAGCTCGGGGTCTGAACGTTCGCGAAGCTGATGTTGGCGAAATCGATCGCGTCCGAGCCGGTCATCCCGGCGACGGTGCCGGCAAAGCTCGCGGAATTGTCGAGCTTCAGCGTCCCCGTCGAGCCCTGGAACGTCACGGCGGCATTCGAGGCCCCGGTCAGTTCGAGGGTGCCGCCCGGGACGATGGTGGCGCCGCTCGGGCTCTGTCCGGTGACATTGAACGACTGCCAGGCGCCCCACGCAGTGCCGTCATAGGCCCGGATCCAGAGCTGGTCGGTGCCCGAGCCGGCCTGATAGGTCGCCTGGGAGAGCTGCGCCGCGGTGATGTCGATCTCGGTATTGGCCGGCTCGTTGATGCCGCCGACGTTCCAGCGCCCGTTGGTGTTGGAATCCCACAGCGCATACTTCGTGATGGCATCGCCGTCGGCGTCCGTCGCCGTGACGAGGTTCGCAGCAGCAAAGCTCTGCCCCGACACCGTCACGACGTTGGCGACCGCGACCGTCGGCGCCTGGTTGGTTGCGGTGGCCGTGAAGGCCTTCCAGCTGCTCCACTCGCTGCCGTCGTTGGCCCGCACGTAGAGCGTGTCCGACGGCGAGCCGCCGGGCCCGAACACGTAGCTGACCTGCGAGAGGTTCGCCGCCGCGACGTCGATCTCGGTGTTGGCGGCCTGGACGACGCCGTTGACCACGAAGTGGCCGTTGCCGCCGGTGTCCCAGAACGCATACTGGGTGATCGCATCGTTGTCGGCGTCCGACACCGAGAACAGGCTCGAGGCCGCGACCGAATGGTCGTGGATTGCGGAGACGTTCTGCGCCGTCACGACCGGAGCCGTATCGGGGCCTGGCGTTGCCGTGAATGCGGCCCAGGCGCCCCACTTCGATCCGTCGTTGGCCCGCACGTAGAGCGTGTCGGCCGGCGAGCCGCCGGGACCGAACACGTAGCTGACCTGCGACAGGTTCGCCGCCGAGACATCGATCTCGACGTTGGCCGCCTGGACGACGCCGTTGACCACGAAGTGGCCGTTGCCGCCGGTGTCCCAGAACGCATACTGGGTGATCGCATCGTTCTCGGCATCGGAGACCGAGAACAGGCTCGAGGCGAGCGTCGAGAACTGGCCGTGAACCGCTGCCACGTTCTGCGCCGTCACCACCGGAGCCTGATCGGGTCCCGGGGTCGCCGTGAACGCGGCCCAGGTGCTCCACTTCGATCCGTCGTTGGCCCGCACGTAGAGCGTATCCGGTGTCGAGCCGCCCGGCCCGTATACGTAGCTGACCTGCGACAGGTTCGCCGCCGAGACATCGATCTCGACGTTGGCTGCCTGGGCGACGCCGTTGACCACAAAGTGACCGTTGCCGCCGGTGTCCCAGAACGCGTACTGGGTGATCGCATCATTGTCGGCGTCGGAGACCGAGAACAGGCTCGAGGCGAGCGCCGAGAACTGGCCGTGATTGGCGGTCACGTTCTGCGCCGTCACCACCGGAGCGGTGTCGGGACCCGGGGTTGCCGTGAATGCGGTCCAGGTGCTCCACTTCGATCCGTCGTTGGCCCGCACGTAGAGCGTATCCGGCGTCGAGCCGCCGGGACCGAACACGTAGCTGACCTGCGACAGGTTCGCCGCCGCAACATCGATCTCGACATTGGCGGCCTGAGCGACGCCATTGACCACCCAGTGACCGTTGCCGCCGGTGTCCCAGAACGCGTACTGGGTGATCGCATCGTTCTCGGCATCGCTGACCGAGAACAGGCTCGAGGCGAGCGCCGAGAACTGGCCGTGATTGGCGGTCACGTTCTGCGCCGTCACCACCGGGGCCGTATCGACCCCCGGCCCTGCCGTGAACGCGGCCCAGGTGCTCCACTTCGATCCGTCGTTGGCCCGCACATAAAGCGTATCGGGCGTCGAGCCGCCGGGACCGAACACGTAGCTGACCTGCGACAGGTTCGCCGCCGCAACGTCGATCTCGACATTGGCCGCTTGGGCGACGCCATTGACGACCCAGTGGCCGCTGCCGCCGGTGTCCCAGAACGCGTACTGGGTGATCGCATCGTTCTCGGCATCCGAGACCGAGAACAGGGTCGAGGCGAGCGCCGATGTCTGGCCGTGATTGGCGGTCACGTTCTGCGCCGTCACCACCGGAGCCGTATCGACCCCCGGTGTTGCCGTGAACGCGGTCCAGGTGCTCCACTTCTGTCCGTCGTTGGCCCGCACGTAGAGCGTATCCGGTGTCGAGCCGCCGGGACCGAACACGTAGCTGACCTGCGACAGGTTCGCCGCCGCAACATCGATCTCGACATTGGCGGCCTGGGCGACGCCGTTCACCACCCAGTGACCGTTGCCGCCGGTGTCCCAGAACGCGTACTGGGTGATCGCATCGTTCTCGGCATCGCTGACCGAGAACAGGCTCGAAGCGAGCGCCGACGTCTGGCCGTGATTGGCGGTCACGTTCTGTGCCGTCACCACCGGAGCCTGATCGGGTCCCGGGGTTGCCGTGAACGCGGTCCAGCCTCCCCACAGCATCCCGTCATTGGCCCGCACGTAGAGCGTGTCGGCCGGAGAACCGCCGGGGCCGAACACATAACTCACCTGCGACAGGTTCGCCGCGGAAACGTCGATTTCAACATTGGCTGCCTGGGCGACACCATTGACCACAAAGTGGCCGTTGCCGCCGGTGTCCCAGAACGCGTACTGGGTGATCGCATCGTTCTCGGCATCGGAGACCGAGAACAGGCTCGAGGCGAGCACCGACGTCTGCCCGTGATTGGCTGTTACGTTCTGCGCCGTCACAACCGGAGCGTGATCGGATCCTGGCGTTGCCGTGAATGCGGTCCAGCCTCCCCACAACGTTCCGTCGTTCGCCTTGATGTACAACGTATCGGGCGCTGACCCTGTGGGCCCGAAGACGTAGCTCGTCTGCGACAGCTGCGCCGCCGTAATATCGATCTCGGTGTTGGCGGCCTGCGCCACACCGTTCACCACCCAATGACCGCTTCCTCCGGTGTCCCAGAGCGCATACTGGGTCATCGTGTCGCCGTCCGGATCGCTCACCGTGAACAGGCTCGATGCGGCAATCGACGTCTGGCCGTGCGCCGCAGTCACGTTGACTGCGTTCACGGTCGGCGCGGTGTCGGCGAATGCCTTGGCCGTGAATGCAGTCCAGCTGCTCCAAGCCGTGCCGTCATTGGCCCGAACGTAAAGCGTGTCAGTCGATCCGCTTGGACCGAAGACGTAGCTCACCTGCGACAGATTCGCCGCCGCAACATCGATCTCGGCGTTGGTGGGCTGGACGACGCCGTTGACGACCCAGTGTCCGTTACCTTGGGTGTCCCAGAACGCATATTGGGTGATGGGATCGCCATCGGCGTCCGCCACACTGAACAGGGTGGACGCGAGCGCAGAGCTCTCGCCACGAACTGCCGTGACATTGGGCGCTGACGTCACCGGCGCGACGTCGGCCCGCGTCGTGACCAGCGTGCCGGTGCCGGAATCCGCGCTGACGCTGAAGCGCACGCCAGGCGTCGCATCAAGCTGCAGATCGAAGGAGGAAGCTCCCTCGGTGACATGCAGGATGTTGCCGGCCAGCAAGGTCGCCGAGCCGCCCGAGACGAAATTGAGGCCAGCCAGATCGATGCTGTCGCCCAGCACCAGACTGCTGATGGTCGTGCCGGCCAACGACGTGCCGTCGATCTTCAACTGTCCGCCGGACCCGCTGAAGGTGATGCCGCCGCTGGCGGTGCTTCCCGCCTGCAATTCGACCAGGCCGCCGGAGATTGTGACCGGTCCCGTGGAGCCGCCCGAGGATACAAGTTCATTACCTCCGGCGAACACGAAGACGTTGCTTGTCGTCGTGCCGGCAAGATTGAACGTGCCACCGCTCGACACCGCGATGTCGTGCGCCGTGCCTCCGGAAGCAACGTTGAGCACGCCGCCGCTGGAAACGGTCAGGTGATCCAGCGCGCCGCCTGAAAAGACGTTGACCGTGCCGCCGGAGATGGCGGTCCCGGAGCCGACAGCCCCCGTGACGACACCACCTGAGAAGACATTCTCAACACCGCCGGCATAAACGCCCACGCGGCTGAGCACGGTGCCCGACACGTTGAACGTGCCGCCGCTCGAAACGGCGACATACGACGCTGAGCCTCCAGCCAGGATGTTCAATATGCCGCCGGAGTTAACACCCGTGCCGGAGCTGATGGCCCCGGAGATGGACCCGCCGGACAGCACGTTCTCGACGCCGCCGTTGTTGACGGTGACATTGCTCAGCACATTGCCCGCGACATTGAAGATGCCGCCGCTCGACACGCCGACAAAGGCGGCCGTGGCGCCGGCCGACAGGTTCAACGTACCGCCCGAAATTCCGGTGCCGGATCCGCTCGCTCCCGAGATCGATCCACCGGACAACACGTTCTCGACGCCGCCGGCGTAGACACCGGTATTGCTCAGTACCTTGCCTGCGACATTGAAGATGCCGCCGCTCGACACGCCGACGTGCGCGGCCGAACCACCGGCCAGGACGTTCACAGTGCCGCCGGCGGAAATGACCGTCGCCGCACTCGATGCTCCGGAGATGAACCCGCCGGACAGCACGTTCTCCACGCCGGTGTCCATGACCAGCGTGTTGCTGAGAATCGTGCCAGCAACATTCATGGTGCCGCCACTCGACACCGAGATGTTGTACGCCGTACC
This Bradyrhizobium sp. CCBAU 53421 DNA region includes the following protein-coding sequences:
- a CDS encoding acyl-CoA dehydrogenase family protein; this encodes MHFQLPDDLRILQGRVRDFVRSELKPHDAAIEATGAVPESAMAGLRRMGLFGTNTPKQFGGLGLSMLGSCLAIEELAKAHTAFYYLCGVNVHIGSKAIEFFAQPAVRDRWLPELASGRIIGAFALTEPDAGSDAARIQTRARRDGDHYVLDGRKTYITNAPVAGVFTVFATLDPSAGANGIAAFVVDAKTPGLAIGRLVEMAAGRGSAHAEVLFEGCRVPRENLLGQEDEGFAIAMRCLDAGRTHWGAYCVGAASQLMDYALDHVSERETFGRKLRDHQGIEWQIADMASALHAARLVAYEAAWRYDQSDAAARTAAAALSKYTGADMVQRVADMTMQLFGGAGYSRDLPIERIWRETRVVRILDGTSEIMRQIIARNAFRNHERRNAPI
- a CDS encoding TetR/AcrR family transcriptional regulator, translated to MASGTTLKLKQQRSRDRREQILSAATKLFGQKGIDGTSLTEVATVAKVPLSSIYDYFADKRALVLDVPEGNFEALYQKTEPLLVKGGDPVEQLRIIFLTNFQYIKDNPSWGRVFFLEIWPSVLAAEPRVKKAVDKYALRYVQLIKQASRAGIYRRNLDPYTAMSLMMGGMCHLTAVWLLYGRKYDLVKKGKTLFTTLHNGFVQR
- a CDS encoding OpgC domain-containing protein — protein: MDVKAVLPPRGRDYRLDLLRGFANWAIYLDHIPNNAVNWITQKNFGFSDAADLFVFISGYTASFVYARMMLERGTVIGATRLIKRAWQIYVAHVLLFVIYIAEIGYLAQRYHDPNLQNEFNVAGFMQNPAETLYQGLILAFKPVNMDVLPLYIALMLVYPVVLWAMLRKLNLTLLASFLLYLAARRFGWNLPAYPGGSWYFNPFCWQFLFVFGGWFALGGASESITFIRSRAFLWLGGAYLLFALVMTLAGRFPELGQAMPAWLYDAFNPNDKTNLAPYRVLHFVVLAFFVTRFLPREWPGYEWPLFQPIIKCGQQSLEVFCSGVFLAVVAHVVLVEVSGSLWMQIVVSVVGIVLMTVLAYYRSWSKKVDKAPAKKPVAGQATVAAKPAE
- a CDS encoding alanyl-tRNA editing protein, which produces MSFTQDHADILQLEAEVLDARPGAILLERSPFFPGGGGQLADRGVLRWSGGVLPVTGLARDQRGLWHMVPGDSLISGKVVLEVEPAFRALMCELHTLAHVVNALVYTQFGGALLTGAQLNADGTFRVDFDLPGADNEALRALEAPLNDIIRQDLPVSAAFMAHAEAHAIPGLFRSKAVAPPVGEDGLVRIVEISGLDRQACGGTHLASTGQARPARIVKIDNKGRQNRRIKVAV
- a CDS encoding MFS transporter; the encoded protein is MTESIVDAVGAPVTASAAVSPRKVFWATWFGWMLDGFDSSMYGYILVSALSELLPASGIEPSKANIAIYGGLLFSIFMLGWACSMVWGWAADRYGRVRIMCWTVLVYSLFTALCGLATGIVMFALFRFVAGFGIGGEWAAGTPLLQESVPENTRVRLAGWLHTATPTGLFLAAAVTLAIGSTLGWRGMFLLGILPALLIAYLRSNIPEPEHSASRERPSVAALFAGDQARTTWAAALMMACIIFGLWSSNFWAPTVISTKLVAAGATPAHAQEMGAVAGLITNVGTLIGCFLVPWLTGWLGSRRRTAVLFFIGGLISVVVCYEVAIEWLDSLVLFMALLPVLGFFTNGVFGLFTIWLPEMFPSALRGSGSGFAFSMGRVLGAAGPTLIGALAARTGSFPLAISMLSLIYVIGLPLIRLAPETAGKPLAK
- a CDS encoding ATP-binding protein; translation: MTVAIEMGQTTAGASAAIDLEELLATRLLVQGNSGSGKSHLLRRLLEQSAPWVQQTIIDPEGDFVTLAERFGHLVIDAEDHTERSLQVAGERVRIHRVSTVLNLEGLDAENQMRRAAAFLGGMFEVPRDHWYPMLVVVDEAQLFAPAIAGEVSDEARKLSLGAMTNLMCRGRKRGLAGIIATQRLAKLAKNVAAEASNFLMGRTFLDIDMARAADLLGMERRQAEAFRDLERGQFMALGPALSRRPLGLRIGPTDTQPRNAAPRLMPLPEAALEDARAIILAAPPPETAARPPRRAPPPDLLSQLMAAKPTAPEQDPETTEPPPSAEQLAERRERLDRILRAILAEPDAGFRAIGVLYQEFVVRCRIEGLGAVVPELTDFRRMLTRARAGLGTEMAEDDAWQDVSLRAAILPEDMQGVFMMIARAAKEGWPCPSDAAIARAYGTHSLRRARHLLTYIEEQGLIVCQLDGAGRRIVTLVELAWATAAADPNADEVPAEAASSSAP